One window of Nocardia nova SH22a genomic DNA carries:
- a CDS encoding DoxX family membrane protein: protein MNLLRIAARALTGSTYAILGVDALREPGPRPEIAAPALAAIRRVVPLPDDDELLVKANAAVQVAGGSLLALGIAPRLSSAALAASLIPTTAAGHAFWTLEDPAARKAQRVQFQKNVAMLGGVLFAFVDGGRDK, encoded by the coding sequence ATGAATCTGCTACGCATCGCCGCCCGCGCGTTGACCGGTTCGACCTACGCGATTCTCGGTGTGGACGCCCTGCGCGAGCCGGGCCCGCGTCCGGAGATCGCCGCCCCGGCCCTGGCCGCGATCCGCAGGGTCGTACCGTTGCCCGACGACGACGAATTGCTGGTCAAGGCGAACGCCGCGGTACAGGTGGCCGGTGGATCGCTGCTGGCGTTGGGCATCGCGCCGCGGCTGTCATCGGCCGCTCTGGCGGCCTCGCTGATCCCCACAACCGCTGCGGGACACGCATTCTGGACCCTCGAGGACCCGGCGGCGCGCAAGGCTCAGCGCGTGCAGTTCCAGAAGAATGTGGCGATGCTCGGCGGTGTGCTGTTCGCCTTCGTGGACGGTGGCCGCGACAAGTAG
- a CDS encoding helix-turn-helix domain-containing protein has protein sequence MTSDSDLVDSASTGAVAAGARPEFWGELISTYHRRRLGYRFREQRDFRGRAVLRRTAAYQLVGWQADAVTFYRTAGQIRADPDDDYRLIVPAAGTAVIRQGDEEMPIPSGAGALVTINRPFSFTHGDGSRGLTVAIPYREIEHRLGHRAEPARSVDLTSGLGRLVADMATGLVTERDALTPRQFDAATERLVELLCMHIVGDHPTETGHLARIEAAVRRHIRAHAADPELNGAAVARALGWSVRQIQAALRAGGTTPRELIKEERLRLAHSRLRDPAFAHWSIGDLAIGLGFGSASVFSTDFRRRFGASPRDIRGRASTIGTGRFRCHPTGR, from the coding sequence ATGACATCCGATTCCGATCTCGTCGACTCGGCCTCGACGGGTGCCGTCGCCGCCGGGGCGCGACCGGAATTCTGGGGTGAGCTGATCTCGACGTACCATCGCCGGCGCCTCGGCTACCGGTTTCGCGAGCAGCGGGATTTCCGGGGGCGGGCGGTGCTGCGCCGGACCGCCGCCTATCAACTCGTGGGCTGGCAGGCGGACGCGGTGACCTTCTATCGCACGGCCGGTCAGATCCGCGCCGACCCCGACGACGACTATCGATTGATCGTGCCCGCCGCCGGTACCGCCGTGATCCGGCAGGGCGATGAGGAGATGCCGATCCCGTCGGGAGCCGGCGCCCTGGTGACGATCAACCGGCCCTTCTCCTTCACACACGGTGACGGCAGCAGAGGGCTCACCGTGGCGATCCCGTACCGGGAGATCGAACATCGCCTCGGACACCGGGCCGAGCCCGCCCGATCGGTGGATCTCACCTCCGGGCTCGGACGTCTGGTCGCGGATATGGCGACCGGACTGGTGACCGAACGCGACGCGCTCACCCCGCGGCAGTTCGACGCGGCGACCGAGCGACTGGTCGAGTTGCTCTGCATGCACATCGTCGGCGACCACCCGACCGAGACCGGACACCTCGCCAGGATCGAAGCCGCTGTCCGCCGACACATTCGCGCCCATGCCGCCGACCCCGAGCTGAACGGCGCCGCCGTGGCCCGGGCGCTGGGCTGGTCGGTGCGTCAGATTCAGGCGGCGCTGCGGGCCGGTGGCACGACCCCGCGAGAACTGATCAAGGAGGAACGCCTGAGACTCGCGCATTCGCGCTTGCGGGATCCCGCCTTCGCGCATTGGAGTATCGGCGATCTCGCCATCGGACTCGGCTTCGGCTCGGCGAGTGTCTTCAGCACCGACTTCCGGCGCCGCTTCGGCGCCAGCCCACGAGACATCCGCGGTCGCGCATCTACGATCGGCACTGGCCGATTTCGATGCCATCCGACAGGGAGATGA
- a CDS encoding glycoside hydrolase family 15 protein, giving the protein MNDHPEHTPRVTAFPRIDDYAFISDSEVTALIAPSGAVEWMCLPRMDSPSVFGAILDRSAGSFRFGPDDIETPADRRYIPGTMVMETSWRSGEGWATVRDVLLVGPWRHQQPGRSAHRRAPTDYDAEHILLRIVHCETGQIQFVLDCQPFFDYGRARARWEYLDSYHRAQASADAGGLPLRLTTDLRLGLEGSRAVARTLLKSGDTRFCALSWGSREAPETVEEAAERLEGTVHHWRHWLAGGRFPDHPWSAQLTRSALTLKGLTFAPTGAFVAAPTTSLPETPGGQRNWDYRYTWIRDSAFALWALYTLGFSWEANDYFSYIVNLAEDTDGMQIVYGIGGETELREQTLDNLRGYENARPVRIGNGAYGQQQHDVWGAALDAVYLYARHQDRIDARTWPLLRWAVRSALAVWREPDHGIWEVRGKPQHFTSSKVMCWVAADRGARLARIQQDAERADRWQRAADEIHADICDHAVDARGVFTQYYGSTALDASTLLIPLVRFLPPDDERVRNTVLAIADELTTDGLVLRYRVDETDDGCAGEEGTFTICSFWLVSALSEIGEKHRAKQLCERLLGYASPLGLYAEEIDPVTGRHWGNYPQAFTHLALINAVMHVVRDEQIEMRDALGGESISPRLDDGMLGGGYIHI; this is encoded by the coding sequence GTGAACGATCATCCGGAACATACGCCACGGGTCACGGCCTTCCCGCGCATCGACGACTACGCCTTCATCTCCGATTCCGAGGTCACCGCCCTCATCGCGCCCAGTGGCGCGGTGGAGTGGATGTGCTTGCCGCGCATGGATTCGCCCAGCGTCTTCGGCGCGATCCTCGACCGGTCCGCCGGGTCGTTCCGGTTCGGTCCCGACGACATCGAGACCCCGGCCGATCGCCGCTACATCCCCGGCACGATGGTCATGGAGACCAGCTGGCGCAGCGGCGAGGGCTGGGCCACCGTGCGGGATGTGCTGCTGGTCGGCCCGTGGCGACATCAGCAACCCGGCCGCAGCGCCCACCGCCGCGCGCCCACCGACTACGACGCCGAACACATCCTGCTGCGCATCGTGCACTGCGAGACCGGGCAGATCCAGTTCGTCCTCGACTGCCAGCCCTTCTTCGACTACGGCCGCGCCCGGGCGCGGTGGGAATATCTGGACAGCTACCACCGCGCCCAGGCGAGCGCCGACGCGGGTGGACTGCCGTTGCGGCTGACCACCGACCTGCGCCTGGGACTCGAAGGTTCCCGGGCGGTCGCCCGCACGCTGCTCAAGAGCGGCGACACCCGCTTCTGCGCGCTGTCGTGGGGGAGCCGGGAGGCGCCGGAAACGGTCGAGGAGGCCGCCGAACGGCTGGAGGGGACGGTGCATCACTGGCGGCACTGGCTGGCCGGTGGCCGGTTCCCGGACCATCCGTGGAGCGCCCAGCTCACCCGCAGCGCCCTGACGCTCAAGGGCCTGACCTTCGCCCCGACCGGCGCCTTCGTCGCCGCGCCCACCACATCGTTACCGGAAACACCCGGCGGACAACGTAATTGGGACTACCGCTACACCTGGATCCGGGATTCGGCCTTCGCGCTGTGGGCGCTGTACACCCTGGGGTTCAGCTGGGAGGCCAACGACTACTTCTCCTACATCGTCAACCTGGCCGAGGACACCGACGGGATGCAGATCGTCTACGGCATCGGCGGCGAGACCGAATTGCGCGAACAGACGCTGGACAATCTGCGCGGGTACGAGAACGCGCGACCGGTGCGGATCGGTAACGGCGCCTATGGGCAACAGCAGCACGATGTCTGGGGTGCGGCGCTGGACGCGGTCTACCTCTATGCCCGTCATCAGGACCGCATCGACGCGCGCACCTGGCCGCTGTTGCGCTGGGCGGTGCGCAGTGCGCTCGCGGTGTGGCGCGAACCCGATCACGGCATCTGGGAAGTGCGCGGCAAACCGCAGCATTTCACCTCCAGCAAGGTCATGTGCTGGGTCGCCGCCGACCGCGGCGCCCGGCTGGCGCGCATCCAGCAGGACGCCGAGCGCGCCGACCGCTGGCAACGCGCCGCCGACGAGATCCACGCCGACATCTGCGACCACGCGGTCGACGCGCGGGGCGTGTTCACCCAGTACTACGGCAGCACGGCACTGGACGCCTCGACCCTGCTCATTCCGCTGGTCCGGTTCCTGCCTCCCGACGACGAACGGGTGCGCAACACCGTGCTCGCCATCGCCGACGAACTCACCACCGACGGACTCGTCCTGCGCTACCGCGTCGACGAAACCGACGACGGCTGCGCAGGGGAGGAGGGCACCTTCACGATCTGCTCGTTCTGGCTGGTGTCGGCGCTGTCGGAGATCGGTGAGAAACACCGGGCCAAGCAGTTGTGTGAAAGGCTGCTCGGCTACGCCAGTCCGCTGGGCCTCTACGCCGAGGAGATCGACCCCGTGACCGGCCGGCACTGGGGCAACTATCCGCAGGCGTTCACCCACCTCGCGCTGATCAACGCCGTCATGCACGTGGTCCGCGACGAGCAGATCGAGATGCGCGACGCACTCGGCGGCGAATCCATCTCCCCGCGGCTCGACGACGGCATGCTCGGCGGTGGATACATCCACATCTGA
- the ilvD gene encoding dihydroxy-acid dehydratase, with protein sequence MASDRDSSHDMKPRSRDVTDGLEKTAARGMLRAVGMGDDDWSKPQIGVASSWNEITPCNLSLDRLAKAVKEGVHAAGGYPLEFGTISVSDGISMGHEGMHFSLVSREIIADSVETVMMAERLDGSVLLAGCDKSLPGMLMAAARLDLASVFLYAGSTLPGSVDGRDVTIIDAFEAVGACIKGLISRDEVDRIERAICPGEGACGGMYTANTMASAAEALGMSLPGSAAPPAPDRRRDEYARKSGEAVVGLLRDGITARDILTLEAFENAITVVMALGGSTNAVLHLLAIAREAGVGLTLADFNRVGDRVPHLGDLKPFGRYVMNDVDRVGGIPVVMKALLDAGLLHGDALTVTGRTMAENLADIDLGLDGDVIRALDRPIHATGGLTILHGTLAPEGAVVKSAGFDSDVFRGTARVFDGERAAMDALENGTIVAGDVVVIRYEGPKGGPGMREMLAITGAIKGAGLGKEVLLLTDGRFSGGTTGLCVGHVAPEAVDGGPIAFVADGDPIVLDVARRILDVEIDPADLAARKVGWEPPPPKYTSGVLAKYRKLVSSAAHGAVTG encoded by the coding sequence ATGGCATCGGATCGCGACAGCTCGCACGACATGAAGCCTCGTTCCCGCGACGTCACCGACGGGCTGGAGAAGACCGCGGCCCGGGGCATGCTCCGGGCGGTCGGGATGGGGGACGACGACTGGAGCAAACCGCAGATCGGTGTGGCGTCGAGCTGGAACGAGATCACTCCGTGCAATCTGTCGCTGGATCGGCTGGCGAAGGCGGTCAAGGAGGGGGTGCATGCCGCCGGTGGGTATCCGCTCGAATTCGGCACGATCTCGGTGTCCGACGGGATTTCGATGGGCCACGAGGGGATGCATTTCTCGCTGGTGAGCCGCGAGATCATCGCCGATTCGGTGGAGACCGTCATGATGGCGGAACGGCTGGACGGTTCGGTACTGCTCGCCGGCTGCGACAAGAGCCTGCCCGGCATGCTGATGGCCGCCGCGCGGCTGGATCTGGCGAGCGTATTCCTCTACGCCGGTTCGACTCTGCCGGGCAGTGTGGACGGCCGCGACGTCACGATCATCGACGCGTTCGAAGCGGTTGGCGCCTGTATCAAGGGCCTGATCAGCCGTGACGAGGTGGACCGGATCGAGCGGGCGATCTGCCCGGGCGAGGGCGCCTGCGGCGGGATGTACACCGCCAACACCATGGCCTCGGCTGCCGAGGCGCTGGGTATGAGCTTGCCCGGTTCGGCCGCACCACCCGCCCCCGACCGCCGCCGCGACGAGTACGCCCGCAAGTCCGGCGAGGCCGTCGTCGGATTGCTGCGCGACGGCATCACCGCCCGCGACATCCTGACGCTGGAGGCCTTCGAGAACGCCATCACCGTGGTCATGGCGCTCGGCGGTTCCACCAATGCCGTGCTGCATCTGCTGGCCATCGCCCGGGAGGCCGGTGTCGGTCTGACGCTCGCCGATTTCAACCGGGTCGGTGACCGGGTGCCGCATCTGGGCGATCTGAAACCGTTCGGCCGCTACGTCATGAACGACGTCGACCGGGTCGGCGGCATCCCGGTGGTGATGAAGGCCCTGCTCGACGCGGGACTGCTGCACGGCGACGCGCTGACCGTGACCGGCCGGACGATGGCCGAGAATCTCGCGGACATCGACCTCGGTCTCGACGGCGACGTGATCCGCGCGCTGGACCGGCCGATCCACGCGACGGGCGGGCTGACCATCCTGCACGGCACCCTCGCCCCCGAGGGCGCCGTGGTGAAGAGCGCGGGCTTCGACTCCGACGTATTCCGCGGCACCGCACGAGTGTTCGACGGCGAGCGTGCGGCGATGGACGCCCTCGAGAACGGCACGATCGTCGCCGGTGACGTGGTCGTCATCCGGTACGAGGGCCCCAAGGGCGGCCCCGGAATGCGGGAGATGCTCGCCATCACCGGTGCGATCAAGGGCGCCGGCCTGGGTAAGGAGGTGCTGCTGCTCACCGACGGCCGATTCTCCGGCGGCACCACCGGATTGTGCGTCGGTCACGTCGCGCCCGAGGCCGTCGACGGTGGGCCGATCGCCTTCGTCGCCGACGGTGATCCGATCGTCCTCGATGTCGCCCGTCGCATTCTCGATGTCGAGATCGACCCGGCCGACCTCGCCGCGCGCAAGGTCGGCTGGGAGCCGCCTCCCCCGAAATACACCTCGGGTGTGCTGGCGAAATACCGCAAGCTGGTCAGCTCGGCCGCCCACGGCGCCGTCACGGGCTGA
- the ettA gene encoding energy-dependent translational throttle protein EttA, whose protein sequence is MRPEVVVVRWIFMLDRARVTKGDKVILDDVSLTVLPGAKIGVVGPNGAGKSTVLRVMAGLELTAGGEAVLAPGITVGILAQEPELDETATVRGNVEAAVAGTQALLARYTEIAERLADDADEELLAELGALQEQLDRRGAWDLDSRLDQAMDALRCPPPDAGVTTLSGGERRRVALCRLLLQRPDLLLLDEPTNHLDAESVQWLEQHLSGYPGTVVAVTHDRYFLDNLAEWILELDRGHAHPYRGNYGIYLDTKATRLRVEGRKDAERLRRLRRELEWIRSGPAARQAKGAARLRRYEEMAAAADGARVRTFDEIRIPPGPRLGGLVVEADHVDKSFGDHTVIRDLSFSLPRNGIVGVLGPNGAGKTTLFRLLIGELTPDAGKIRIGDSVEISYVDQNRVRIDPGRTAWDVVSGGHAVIGVGTMEVPSRAYLAAFGFRGVDQQKPSRLFSGGERNRLNLALTLKQGGNVLLLDEPANDLDTETLDSLENAIDEFAGCVIVTAHDRWFLDRLATHILAWEGTAADPGRWFWFEGNFAAYEQNKLARLGPDAARPHRLTHRRLTRD, encoded by the coding sequence ATGCGTCCGGAGGTGGTCGTCGTGCGGTGGATCTTCATGCTGGACCGTGCCCGGGTGACCAAAGGGGACAAGGTCATCCTCGATGACGTCTCCCTGACGGTGCTGCCCGGCGCGAAGATCGGCGTCGTCGGCCCGAACGGCGCGGGTAAGTCGACCGTGCTGCGCGTGATGGCCGGGCTCGAATTGACCGCGGGCGGGGAGGCGGTGCTCGCCCCCGGCATCACGGTCGGCATCCTGGCGCAGGAGCCCGAATTGGACGAGACCGCGACCGTGCGCGGCAACGTGGAGGCCGCGGTGGCCGGCACCCAGGCGCTGCTGGCGCGCTACACCGAGATCGCCGAACGGCTCGCCGACGACGCGGACGAGGAACTGCTGGCGGAACTGGGAGCACTGCAGGAACAGCTGGACCGCCGCGGCGCGTGGGATCTGGATTCGCGCCTCGATCAGGCGATGGACGCCCTGCGCTGCCCGCCGCCCGATGCCGGGGTCACCACCCTGTCCGGCGGTGAGCGACGTCGAGTCGCATTGTGCCGCTTGCTGTTACAGCGACCGGATCTGCTGCTGCTGGACGAGCCGACCAATCATCTCGACGCCGAGAGCGTGCAGTGGCTCGAACAGCACCTGTCCGGATATCCGGGCACGGTCGTCGCCGTCACCCACGACCGCTACTTCCTCGACAACCTCGCCGAGTGGATTCTCGAACTCGACCGTGGTCACGCCCATCCCTACCGCGGCAACTACGGTATCTATCTCGATACCAAGGCGACCCGGCTGCGGGTCGAGGGCCGCAAGGACGCCGAACGACTGCGGCGACTGCGCCGGGAACTGGAATGGATCCGCTCCGGCCCTGCGGCGCGACAGGCGAAAGGCGCTGCGCGCCTGCGTCGTTACGAGGAGATGGCCGCCGCGGCCGACGGTGCGCGGGTTCGCACGTTCGACGAGATCCGGATACCGCCGGGGCCGCGGCTGGGCGGTCTGGTCGTCGAGGCCGACCACGTGGACAAATCGTTCGGCGACCACACCGTCATCCGGGATCTGTCGTTCTCGTTGCCGCGCAACGGAATCGTGGGCGTACTCGGCCCCAACGGCGCGGGTAAGACCACCCTGTTCCGGCTGCTCATCGGCGAGCTGACTCCCGACGCCGGGAAGATCCGCATCGGTGACAGCGTCGAAATCTCGTACGTGGATCAGAATCGCGTGCGGATCGATCCCGGCCGCACCGCGTGGGATGTGGTGTCCGGCGGACACGCCGTCATCGGGGTCGGCACGATGGAGGTGCCGTCGCGAGCGTATCTGGCCGCCTTCGGATTTCGCGGAGTCGATCAGCAGAAACCGTCGCGGCTGTTCTCCGGTGGTGAACGCAACCGGCTGAACCTGGCCCTGACCCTGAAACAGGGTGGCAATGTGCTGCTGCTCGACGAGCCCGCCAACGATCTCGACACCGAAACCCTGGACTCGCTCGAGAACGCGATCGACGAGTTCGCGGGCTGTGTGATCGTCACCGCCCACGACCGCTGGTTCCTCGACCGGCTGGCCACCCACATCCTGGCCTGGGAGGGGACCGCCGCCGATCCCGGCCGCTGGTTCTGGTTCGAGGGCAACTTCGCCGCCTATGAACAGAACAAGCTCGCGCGCCTGGGGCCGGACGCGGCGCGACCGCACCGCCTCACCCACCGCAGGCTGACCCGAGACTGA
- a CDS encoding ABC transporter ATP-binding protein, producing the protein MIGAETHCACVDFPIFDARSRSLKKHVLAGGRIGTGTAVPVVHALREITLSIRRGERVGLVGRNGAGKSTLLRLLAGIYEPTSGFARTVGRVAPVFDLGYGMDPEISGYDNIILRGLFLGMTRRQMRSRVEDIADFTELGEYLSMPLRTFSTGMRVRLALGVVTCLEPEILLLDEGISAIDRGFLLRARQRLHDLVDRSGVLVLASHTDDYLLEFCDRALWLQDGHIVADGPAGQILAAYHGRPVTPANGPETGCDTVEAIGEGPGH; encoded by the coding sequence GTGATCGGCGCCGAAACACACTGCGCCTGTGTCGATTTCCCGATCTTCGACGCCCGGTCCCGGTCGCTGAAGAAGCACGTGCTGGCCGGTGGCCGGATCGGGACCGGCACGGCGGTGCCGGTGGTGCACGCGCTGCGCGAGATCACGCTGTCGATCCGGCGAGGTGAGCGGGTGGGCCTGGTCGGACGCAATGGCGCGGGCAAGTCGACACTGTTGCGCCTGCTGGCCGGGATCTACGAGCCGACCAGCGGGTTCGCCCGCACCGTCGGCCGCGTCGCCCCGGTATTCGACCTCGGATACGGCATGGACCCGGAGATCTCCGGATACGACAACATCATCCTGCGCGGGCTGTTCCTCGGGATGACCCGCCGTCAGATGCGTTCCCGGGTCGAGGACATCGCCGATTTCACCGAACTCGGCGAATATCTGTCGATGCCGCTGCGCACCTTCTCGACCGGAATGCGGGTGCGGCTGGCGCTGGGCGTGGTGACCTGCCTCGAACCGGAGATCCTGCTGCTCGACGAGGGAATCAGCGCGATCGACCGGGGCTTTCTGCTGCGCGCGCGGCAACGCCTGCACGATCTCGTGGACCGGTCGGGCGTGCTGGTGCTGGCCTCGCACACCGACGACTATCTGCTCGAGTTCTGCGACCGCGCGCTGTGGTTGCAGGACGGCCACATCGTCGCCGACGGCCCGGCCGGGCAGATTCTCGCCGCCTATCACGGCCGCCCGGTGACGCCCGCGAACGGCCCGGAGACAGGTTGCGACACGGTCGAGGCGATCGGCGAGGGGCCCGGCCACTGA